Genomic segment of Caproiciproducens sp. NJN-50:
CACGCTGACTGAAAAAGGCCGGACCGCCTGTAAAAACCACGAGGCTTTGCACCGGCGCAACGAGCAGCGGATCTCCGAAATCCTGAAGGACGCGGACGAGTCCCGGCTGGCGTTTCTGCGGAACTTTCTGGAACAGCTCGAGAAAGCCCTGCTCTGAGTTCCCGTCCGGGCGGGAAAGGGAACCGCCGCCCATTTTTAGAAAAAGGGAGTGTCTCTATGGATCGTCAGGCATTGTGTGAAGAGCGGGAGATCCGGGCCACAAAGCCACTTTTGTTCCTACTGGCCGCGGCCTGTGCCGCGACCGTTGCCAATCTGTATTACATCCAGCCGCTTCTGTCGCAGGTAGCGGAATCCTTCGGCATCCCGGACGCAAAGGCGGGAATGGCTGTGACCGCCACTCAAACCGGCTACGCGCTGGGGCTGTTTCTCTTTGTTCCGCTCGGCGACCGAATCGAGGAACGCGGGCTTCTGGTTAAAATGACTCTGATCTCCGGCCTGTTCCTTCTGGCCGTCGGATTTTCTCCCAGCCTGCCGTTTCTGCTGGTTTGCAGCTGCGCTCTCGGCGCGGCGACCATTGTCCCGCAGCTGATCGTTCCCATGACCGCCCATATTTCCGCGCCCGAGGACCGGGGCGGAAACATCGGCACCGTGATGAGCGGCCTGCTCATCGGCATTCTGCTCTCGCGCACGTTCAGCGGGTTCCTCGGGGCGGCATTCGGCTGGAGGACCGTCTTTTATCTGATGGCGGCGGTGATGCTGGCGTTCGCTCTGCTGCTGCGCTTTCTGCTGCCGCCCTGCCCCGCCCGGACGCACGAGCCCTACGGAAGGCTTCTTGCTTCCCTTCCCACGCTGGTCAAAACGCTGCCCGTCCTGCGGCAAGCCTCCATTAACGGCGCGATGATGTTCGGGGCGTTCAGCGCGTTCTGGACCAGCCTGATCTTCCTGCTCCGCACGCCGGCCTTCGGGATGGGCAGCAGGGAGGCCGGACTGTTCGGCCTGGCGGGGGTCGGCGGCGCGCTGATCGCCCCCCTCGTCGGCCGGATCGCGGACCGCAGGAGCGCCCGGTTCACCGTCGGGATCGGCGTTCTTCTCTCCTCCTGTTCTTACCTGATTTTTCTGTTTGCGGGAAACACTCTGGCCGGGCTGATCGCGGGCGTCATCCTGCTGGATCTGGGAAATCAGTCGGGGCAGGTCTCCAATCAGGCGCGGATTCAGGCGCTTTCCGATGAAATGAGAAGCAGGATCAACACGGTCTTCATGGTTTCCTATTTTATCGGCGGCGCGGCCGGTTCTTCCCTCTCCTCTTTGCTCTGGGGCCTGATGGGCTGGAACGGCGTCTGCCTCGCGGGCGGAGGGATGCTGGCAATCGCTCTTTTTTTCCATTTTGTTTTTTACCGGAGACACAAGTGTCTTTCGCCCACGGCGGACACATAGTGTCTTTTCGCGCCTGCGGCGGACGCACAGCGTCTTATTCGCCTACGGCGTTCACGACTTCAGCCTTTTTTGCAGGCCTGAGGCCCGGTGGCTCTTAATACTAAATTTCTCTTATTCCTTTTTCTTTGCGCTCAGGCCGCGCGGGTCTGTTTTTTCCGGCTTGTGGCACGGTGGCTCTTAACCCAAAATTTCTTCTATTCTATCTTTTTGTCCTCAGGCCGGACTGGCCCGTACTTTCGTAATCAGACGAAAGTACGCAAAGCCTGAGTCGGGGGGAACTTCAACTTCCCAACGGGAGGGGCACCTAAACGTTCCCCCCGACGCCCCCCGGCACCTGTCATGTAGCACATTTATGTTATCAAGCTAATGCTTCCCATTGGACGATTCCCAATCTTACGCCGTATGTAAAAAGATAACTTTCTGAAAATTTTCAGCTTTTAGGTAAATACTCTGTGGCTTTAGTTTTTCAGCCCCCGTAGTCAATGAAAAGCAGTTGTTAGAAGAACATAAGAAATCTTCTTGACGGCTCCCGAGGGGTGTTAGGGGGACCATCCGGTCCGGACGTGCCTACGGCATACCCGGCTGAGAAAACATCGTTGCTTCCCTGTTTTTTCGCCGCTCCGGGAAAGGAAAGCGTAGATGCAGCGGTACGCTGCCCCCCACCCGTACTTTGCTTCCTTTCGGACGGAGCCGAAAGGAAGGGCCTGCGCGGCCTGAGCGCAAATGAAAAAGCAAGAAGAAATGATCGGTTAAGAGCCACCGGGCCCTAGGCCCGCAAAAAGATCGGGCCTGTCCGGCCCAAGGACAAAAAAGAAAATAGAAGAAGTATTGATTAAGAGTCATCGGGCATTAGGCTCGCAAAAGTATGGGCCCGCGCGGCCTGAGCGCAATCATAAAAAATAGAAAAAACAACAGGTTAAGAGTCACCGGGCGAAAGAACTTAAAACCGATAAAATATCAAATCGAATATTACCTGTTGAATTTTGGTAAATTAAGGATTATAATAGAATCGCAAGGTAAATAAAAAACGCAATGCAGGGATGAAGTGTTAGCCCACTCCACCCCCTGCATACGGAGCCTAGACCTCCATATACCACGGAATTCACCGCGCATTGCAGGACCTATTATACTTCCTTTTTCTGTTTTTGTACAGAGGGGGAAGGATGATCCCCTGACCTGATTGCGCGCGCGCCGGTGTATGGAATGACAAATTCCGTACCGGCGCTTTTTGTTGCCTTGCGGGCGACGTGATGCCGCTTCCTTCGGCCTGCCGGACAGAACGGCGAAAATTCGCGACTCAGTTTGGCAGGACGGTCTGGGGAATCTCCCAAAGGCAAAGCCCTTGCGCGGACCCGCCGGTCCATTGGACGAACGTGCCAACGGCGGACGCGATTTCCGCTTGCCGGGAGTTTCTTCCCTCTGTCCCACCCATCTCAGCTAATCATCTCGCTGTCTGCTGACCGGTGGGCCGTTGGATGCAACGTCATCGTTGCCCGCCGGCGGAATTCCGAATGTATGTGAAAGAAGTATGAACGCGGAAAGTCCAGCCCATACCCGGCGCAGTGAGAGAGATTCCGCCGGCAAAAAGGGGGCGGAGCGCCTGAACGGCGCTTCGCTCCCGATTTTTTATCAACCGTATGCAACTGCTTTTTCCTCAGTCCGGACAGGCCCGTTCCTCCGTGCCTAAGGCCCGGAAAGAATAGAGCCGCAAGTCAGTACCGGTTGATATTCCTGTAATACTTGTCGTTCAGGAGCTTCTTTTTGCGCGAGCGCTTCGGCCTGCGGTAACGCTTCCGCCCCATGCCGCGCGGCGGGCGGCGGTTGCTGAGCACGACGATCAGAACGACGACCACCCCGAGCGCGATGCATGCCCAGGCAAGCAGACCGATCCAGTTCAGTCTGTGGGATGACTCCGTGTGCGTCACAACCGAATCCAGCGGGTCGTTTTCGGACACGCTGGCCACGCTGGGCAGCGAGATCCCGCTCGAAACCGGTTCACTGGACGTGATTTCTCCGGAAACTCCGGAATCCAGCCCGGAGGAAACGCCGGACGACGGCGCCCAGGAGGACGCCGTCCCCTTTCCGGTATGTTTCACCGCCTTGGAAGACGAGGAAGGCTTGGAGGAGCTCGGCGGCGAGCTGGCGGGAGGCTTGGAAGACGGAACCGCTTTGGACGAGGCCGGAGGCTGCGAGCTGGAGGTAAGGTCCGGAAAATACGGTTCGTTTTGACTGCCCGTCTCTGCGAAAACACTCAGCGAACTCCAAAGAGCCAAAAGGGTCAATATGGTTAAAATGGACAGCACTTTCTCAAGTCGGTTCATCAAAAGTCCTCCACTGAAACTACACTTTTAACAGTTCTATACAGAAGTTATTATAGCATATCTCCGAGGTATTGCAAGTAAGGGAAAGATTTTTGCCTGTAATTTGATAAATCAGCGTTTTATTGTCGCCAAACCCGATTCTTCGGCACTGCGTGTCCACTTCCAGGAACCCGATCAGAAACCCGATCAGGCAGAGCGTGCCGAACATGGAAGCAAGAAAAATTCTCAGGTCATGCTGTTTTTTCATTTCATTTTTCCTTTTGTTTTTTAGGCCCTGTCCGCTTGCAGCGCGAAGCTCTCCCCCAAGACGATCCCCGCGCGCATGAGCAGGATCAATCCGCTGCTCACGTCAGCTGCGACAGCGCCGCCGCAAGCGCCTTGCCGAAAAGCTCCCCGCCGTAGACGGCTTCTTCCAGCGTATTGGCGTCCGTGCCGATCTCCACCAGCAGCGAGCCGTGGGTCACGTTCTCATTGTACCGGCGCGCGCAGAAATTCAGCGGGCGCCCAAGGTCCGGGTAAAGGTCCGCCATGGATTTCTGAAGGCGCAGGGCCAGCCTCAGATTGTACTCCCAGTCGGGGAAGCCCAGGTCGCCGGTGTCGTCGCAGCCGGAAATGATCATCACCTGCGCGGCCTTTTTGCCGTTCACGACCGCCGTCGGCTTCAGGCGCGTTCCGTCGGAGCGGGTCATCGCGTCGCGGTGAAGGTCGATGGTCACCTGGATGGACGGATACTGCTTCAGGTCCTTCTGCATCGTGACGATCGACCGGTTGTAAGAGCCGTTGTAGGCAGGATAATCGTGATAGGTCGTGTCGTGGATCACGCCGATCCCCGCCGCCTGCAGCTGTTTCGTGATCTCGTCGCCGACGGCGCAGACGCTTTTCGTCTTATCCGTCGTGCGCGTAACCCCGTCGAAGGCCTCCGTTGTATGCGTGTGATAGATCAGGACCTGCGGCGAGGCGTTTTTCTGGATCTTCACATCCGGCTGTTTTTTCAGCTCCGCCCCGATGTCGATGGTATGGTGTTGATTGGAATTTTTGACATAGAAGTTCTCATATTTGCTTCCGCCCGTGTTGATGCACATTTCCTCCACACCGCTTGCAACCGAACCCGTGCCGGTGGATGCGGCCGAAGAGGGCGCTTTGGAAGAGGAAGCCTTTTGGGAAGACGAAGGGGACGCCGATTCTTCCGAGGAAGGCGCGGCGGAGGACCCGGTGGTGTCGTCCGTTTCGTCCGCGCTCTTGTATTCTTCCGCCGCGCCGTAGGGAAGGATGAATCCCGCCGCCGCGACCGCCGTATTCCGGCTGATTCCCTCCGGAAGGCGCACCGCCACGCACGCGACCGCCAGAACGGCGAGCAGCGCCGACACCATCCCCATCAATCGTTCCGTACCCTTTTTCATATCCTTCCTCCGCCACGTTCTTTCCTCTATTTTTATGCGGAAATGGACGGATTCAGACCTCCGGCAGCGCACCGCCGGGCGCACGGCGCCTTTCGCGCCTACGGCGGCCACGACTCAGAACGCATCTGGAATTCAGTACGTACTGTCATGGCTTGCCGAAAAAGTGCTATTTTCACTGTGGGCGCGAAAGATTACAAAGTTCTCTCTTTTGGGTGCTTCCGAATTTGCCGGGAGCCTCTCCCACTCACTCCCGCCAAACCCGGCCCTCGGTTCGCTCCGTTCCAAACGGCGGGGCGTGCGTGCAGGCTCAGCCTGCCTAAGTCAGCTCCTCGAATTCCTCCACGCTGAGCGACGGGTTCACGGCGCGGTTGATCCCCATGGCGAGAAGCCGCGCGCCGCGTTTGATGATCAGGTCCACCTCGCGCGGGGTCACCATCATGGACGCGCCGCGCGGCGCGATCTTGTCCTGAGGCCCGTCGCGCCCGAGCAGGTCCGACGCAAGGGTCGCGGCGTCCACCACGGTCGGGATGCCCATGCTCACCACCGGCACGCCCAGCGTTTCCCGGTCGATGCGCGGGCGCGAATTGCCGACGCCGGAGCCGGGGGAAACCCCGGCGGAGCTGAGCTGGACGGTGCAGCCCAGACGGGACGGGCTCCGCGCGGCCAGCGCGTCCACCGTGATGACCGCCGCCGGCTTGATCTCCCCGACGACGGCCCGCAGCACCTCGAACGCCTCCATGCCGGTCGTGCCGAGCACTCCCGGGCTGATGACCGCGACCGGGCGCAGCCCGTCCAGCCCGGTGACTCGGGCGAGCTCCCCCTTGATATAGCGCGTGGCAAGCACCTCTTCCGCCGCCAGCGGGCCGAGCGCGTCCGGGGTCACGCTCCGGTTGCCCAGCCCCGCCGCGAGGATCATCCCCTCCTGCGGCAAAAGGGCCTCCAGCTCGGAGGCGACCAGCTTTAAAAGCGAATCGTCGGAGTCGATGTGGTCCGAAATCGCCTGGACCTCCATCGTCACATAGGTCCTGCCGCTGTCGTCGATCCTGGTCAGGACGCAGCCGTCCTGCTCCGTCTTTACCTGCTTCGCGGGCTCCGTGGATTCCAGCGCCAGGTCTGTTCGGAAGTTCATTTTCCGTCTTCCCTTCTTTTTAAAAATATCTTGCATTTTCTTTGCATCAATGATATGATTAATTGTAAAACTATGCACAAAGGAGGTAGTATGATGCCAAATATCAAATCGGCCAAGAAACGCGTGAGAGTCATCGCCACCAAAACTCTGATTAACAAGTCCGCGACCGCGGAACTGAAAACGGATATAAAGAAGGCCGTTCTCGCTGCGGGAAGCGGCGATGAAAACAGCGCGCAAACAGTGAAAGCCGCTGTGAAGAAGATCGATCAGGCCGTCGCCAAGGGAATCCTGCACAAAAACAACGCGGCAAGGAAGAAATCGGCGCTTGCCCGCAAACTGAACGCGGCGGCGAAAGCGTGACCCATTCTTCGCTTAAAGCAAAAGCAGAGCGGCACGCCCTGCTTTTTTATTATCCGCCCGTTTTCCCCCCGACGGACAATTGACATTTCGCCGCTTTTTGATTATCATGGATACAGACGGATTTTGAACCCATTGTGCATACGGAGGTGCTCGTTTTGAAAAATACCGGAAAGCTGAATCTGCTGCTTACGATTTTGTCCTCGGTCGCCGCAATGGTCGCCGTGGCGGTTGCCGTCGTTCTGTTTTTTGAAAAAAAGAAAAAGGACGAGGAAGAGCTTGAGCATTACCTCGACTGTTCCATCCAGTAAAAATCCGACGCGGCGCTGCGTTTCTGCGGACAGGGCTTCACACGCCTGTCCGTTTTTCTTTTACGGCCGCCGGCCGGCCCTTTGCAGCCCCGCCCGCCTTCTCCTCTTCCGCTCCAGCTCCCTTTTGACCAGCCGGTAAACGTATTTCGCCACCTGCCACAGAACGGTGAACAGGAAGCTGCCGCTGACCACCCGGAAAATCCGCCAGGCAAGGCTGGCATAGCGGTACCCCGCTTTCGCGTACTGAAAGGCCGGGTTAACTCTTATCCCCCGATTTTGAAAACAAAGCGGCCAGGTAGCCGAAGAACACCGCCGCCGCGATACCGGCAGCCCCCGCCGTCACTCCGCCGGAGAACACGCCCAGCAGGCCGTGTTCCCTGACGGCTTCCAGCGTGCCTTTCGCCATCGAATACCCAAACCCCGTCAGCGGGACGGTCGCCCCGCATCCGGCGAAATCGACCAGCGGCTGGTACACGCCCAGCGCGCCGAGCACCACGCCCAGGGTCACAAAGGTCACAAGGATCCTCGCCGGCGTCATCTTGGTAAAATCGATCAGGATCTGCCCGACAACGCAGATGGCGCCGCCGATGAGAAATGCCCAAACAAAATCCATGCAAAACACCTCAGATGTAGTTTCGCCCGCGGGGCCGATTGTATGCATATCAGGAGGAAAAAATGAACCAGAAAACCGTGTTTTTCGATCTTGACGGGACCCTTCTCGGCACCCGGAACGGCCGCCGGTTTCAGATTCCGGAAAGCGCGCTCCGCGCCCTTATCAAACTGCGCGAAAACGGGCACCGGCTCGCGGTCTGTTCGGGACGGCAGGAAGCGTTCATCCATAAATTTTTCCCCGGACTGTTTCAAAGCTACGTCGCGCTGAACGGCGCGCACGTCGTTTTCGAGGGCAAAACGGTTCTGGACCGCCTTCTGCCGGAGGAGCGAATCCGCCGCCTCGCGGCGCATTTTGATTCCTACGGATGCAGCTTCGTCTTCATCGGCAAGCACCACGGCTGGGCGCGGAACGTGCCCCAAAAATTTTTCGGCCGCATGGAGGAAATTTACGGCCTGCCGGATTTCCTCGTTTCGGACTGGGAACCGGAGCAGGTGGAGGCGGGCATGATGGATTTTGTCTTTGAAACGGACGCGGAATACAAAAAATGCGCCGGCGCGTTTACCGGCGGCATGATCCTGAACCGGCACCCCGGCATGCTGACCAACGACCTGAGCTTCTCGGACTGGAACAAGGCGGACGGGATCAGGACGTTTCTTTCGGAATCCGGCATCCCGAAGGAGGACACGGTCGCGTTTGGGGACGGCTACAACGACATTGCGATGATGGGCGCGGTCGGCTGCGCCGTCGCGATGGGCAACGCCGTGGACGAGGTCAAGGACAAAGCGGACTACGTCACCGCCCCGATGTTCGAGGACGGAATCGAACTCGGACTTAAACATCTGGGATTAATTTAGAAGAGGAGCGCCGCGGGCTGAGCTTTTGCGGGCCTGAGGCCCGGTGCCCCTTAACCTTTTATTTCTTCTGATTTTCTTTTCTGCGCTCAGGCCGCGCAGGCCCCTCCTTTCGGTCTTGAACGAAAGGAGGCAAAGTTCGCACGGGGGGATTTTCAACTCCCGTAGGGAGAGTTCCGGAGAAAATCCCCCCTGAACCCCCCGGGAGCCGTCAAGAAGATTTCTTATGTTCTTCCAACAACTGCTTTTCATTGACGACGGGGGCCGAAAAGCTAAAGCCATAGGGTATTTACCTAAAAGCTGAAAATTTTCAGAAAATCACCTTTTAGCTTCCCGTGAAAAACCGGGAACGTTCAATGAGAAGAACTCGCTTGATAATAGAACCATGCTGTATGACAGGTGCCGGGGTGCAGGGGGACGTTTCGGTGCCCCTCCCGATGGGAAGTTGAAGTCCCCCTGCATAGTCTTTGCCTCCTTTCTGCTATATCAGAAAGGAGGGGCCTGTCCGGCCTGAGGACAAAAAGATAAATCAAGAAGAATTTTGGGTTAAGATCTACCGGGCCTCAGGCCCGCAGAAATCCGGCCCGTCCGGCCTGAGGACGAAGTAGAAATAAGAAGAAATAATAGGTTAAGGATCGCCAGCCACCGACCCGCAAAATATAGTTGAATTTTGGTAAATTAAGGATTATAATAAAGTCGCAAGGCAAATAAAAAACGCAATGCAGGGATGAGGTGTGCGACCACCCCACCCCCTGCATACGGAGCCACGACTCCATATACCACGGAATTCACCGCGCATTGCAGGACCTATTATACTTCCTTTTTCTGTTTTTGTACAGAGGGGGGAAGGATGGTTCCCTGACCTGATTGCGCGCGCGCCGGTGTATGGAATGACAACTTCCGTACCGGCGCTTTTTGTTGCCTTGCGGGTGGCGGTTGCCGCGTCCGGCCGAGGCTGAACCCCTCGGCGGTCGCGCGGCGCATGCTTCCCGCCGGCGAAATGAATGTTGTGAAGAGAAACTGTGGAAAAAACAAGACAACCCCTACCATACCCGGCGTGCAGTGAGAATTCCGCCGGCAAAACAGGGAGCGGAGCGCCTTACCTGATGGCGCTCCGCTCCGGTTTTTATTAACAATTAGTTGTATTGTTTCAATAAAATACCCTGCGGCTTCAACTTTAGAGCCCCGTCGTCAATGAAAAGCAGGCATTTAAGAATACGGCTATTCCTGATGACGGGTGCCGGGGCGCAGGGGGGGCCATCCGGCCCTCACTCACCTACGGCGCCCACGGCTGAAGAAACGCTGTTGCCTACCTTCTTTCGGTCGCTTCGAAGACCGATACTTTTGATGCAGCGTCACGCTGCTCCCGATGGGAATTTGGAGTCCCCCCTGCATAGTCTTTGCCGACTTTCTGCTATATCAGAAAGTCCGGGCCCGCGCGGCCTGAGCGCAAAGAAAAAATCAGAAGAAATAACAGGTTAAGGAGCGCTTGCCACAGGCAACATAACAGGCTCCGTGCACGGCCTGAGCGCAGCGCAATAAACTCAACAGCAATGATTGACTTTATATTTCACTAAGAATATAATATTTATTGCGAACGAGCACCACGTTTTGTTTCTCATTCATCTTCACAAGACGGTTGGGCGGTTGCTCTCTGAAGGATATAATTCCAGAGGAGAGCTGTTTTACGGATTTTTGTTCTCCTCGTGATCGTACATAAAATGTACAGGATGGAGGAGGTATGAATGTATGTAACATACACTGATTTATTTCAGTATACTCTGGTACTTATAGGAATTGTTGCATTATTCAAAGTCAAAAAGAAGTAAGCCGCCTATGCCAGTAGACGGCTTACTATAATTTGGTCAGTGATGTAAGTTGTTGAGAGCAACCGCCTATCGGTGCTCGTTCCATTTATATTATATCTGATTCAAAATTAGAAATCAAGTATTCGTTTCATAATATACGAATCATGGCATAAAAAGCAATAGAATAAGCAGGAAAATACGCGCCGTCGGATTGTTGCATCCGGCGGCACTTCATTGATTGAAATATACGTCGGGAGCTTCCAATCTCCGTCCCGCCAGTCTCAGCCAGCCTTTTACTGTTTTGTAAACGGCGGGCCGTCCCGACCGGATGGTCCGGGCCGAAGGATGCAGCGTCACGCTGCCTTAATCTTCAAACCTGCCGCAGCACTTTTTGTATTTCTTGCCGCTGCCGCACGGGCACGGATCGTTGCGCCCCGGCTTTTTGCCTTTGCGGACCGGCATGTGGGACTGGTCGCCCGCATCCCCCCCGGCCGTGCCGGTCGGCTTCGCGACCTGCTCGCGCTTCGGCTCCTCCTGCGTGCGGATCTGCACCGTCAGCATCATGCGGGCGGTATCCTCGCGGATCGTGGCGATCATGGCGTCGAACATGTCGAAGCCCTCGATGCGGTATTCGACCACCGGGTCCTTCTGGCCGTAGGCGCGCAGGCGGATGCCCTTTTGAAGCTCCTCCATCGCGTCGATGTGGTCCATCCACTGGGTGTCCACGTTCTTGAGCAGAACGACGCGCTCCAGCTCGCGCATGATGTTGCCGCCGAACTGCTGCTCGCGCTTTTCATAGATTTCATGCGCTTTTTCGCTCAGGTCGCGCGCCACATCCGCCGACTCAAGCCGCACTTTTTCCTCGTCGGTGTAATTGAGGTCCCCCGGCCCGATCAGCCAGCCCATATAGCGGTCGCGCAGGCCGTTCAGGTTGATGTTCTCCGGCTCCGCGTCCTTCGGCATGAAGGTGTTCACCTGGTCCTCGATCGCCTGGTCGATCATCTTCAGGATCTGCTCCTTCAGGTTTTCTCCGTTCAGGACCTGGTCGCGCTGGCTGTAGATGATCTCGCGCTGGCGGTTCATGACGTCGTCGAACTGAAGGACGTTCTTGCGGATGCCGAAGTTCCTGCCCTCGATCTTGCGCTGGGCGCTCTCGATCGTGTTCGTCAGCATCTTGTTTTCGATCGGCGTGTCCTCGTCGACCTTGAGGCGCTCCATCAGGGAGTTGATGCGGTCCCCGCCGAACAGGCGCATCAAATCGTCCTCCAGGGAGATGTAGAACCGGCTCATGCCGGGGTCCCCCTGGCGGCCGGAACGCCCGCGCAACTGGTTGTCGATGCGGCGGGACTCGTGCCGCTCCGTGCCGATGATGTACAGCCCGCCGGCATTCTTTACTTCCTCGGCCTCTTCCTTCGTCTGCTCCTTATATTTTTCGGAAAGCTGCCGGAACTGCTCGCGCGCGTCCAGGACCTCCTGGTCGTCGGTCTCCGAGTGCGCGTCCGCCTCGCTGATCAGTTCCTCCGTAACGCCCTGCTTGCGCATTTCCGCCTTGGCCATATACTCCGGGTTGCCGCCGAGAACGATATCGGTTCCGCGTCCGGCCATGTTCGTCGCGATGGTCACGACGTCCTTCCGCCCGGCCTGCGCGACGATCTCCGCTTCCTTGTCGTGGAACTTGGCGTTCAGTACCTCGTGCTTGATGCCGGTCTTGTGGAGCAGCTTGCTCAGCTCCTCCGACTTCTCAATCGAGATCGTGCCGACCAGCACCGGCTGCCCGGTCTTGTGGTGCTCGACGATGTCCTCGATCACCGCGTTGAATTTCGCCTTTTCCGTTTTATAGACCACATCCGGCAGGTCCTTGCGGACCATCGGCTTGTTGGTCGGAATCTCGACCACGTCGAGCTTGTAGATTTCGCTGAACTCGTCCTGCTCCGTCATGGCGGTGCCCGTCATGCCGGAGAGCTTATTGTACATGCGGAAGTAGTTCTGGAACGTGATGGTCGCGAGGGTCTTGCTTTCGTGCGCGACCTTCACGCCCTCCTTGGCTTCGATGGCCTGGTGCAGCCCTTCGTTGTAGCGGCGGCCGTACATCAGCCGGCCGGTGAACTCGTCGACGATGATGACTTCCCCGCCCTTGACGACATAGTCGATGTCCTTCTGCATCACGCCGCGCGCCTTGACCGCCTGATTGACGTAATGCTGGATGGAGATGTTGTCCGCGTCGGTCAGGTTGTCGATTTTGAAAAATTCCTCCGCCTTTTTCACGCCGGACTGGGTCAGCGTGGCGGTTTTGGCCTTTTCGTCCACAATGTAGTCCGCGTCCTGGTACAGCTCGTCGTTGTCCTCTTTCTCGTTCAGCTCCGCGACCTTGACGCAGCGGAGGCTCTTGGCGAAATGGTCCGCCACGTTGTACATCTCGGTGGACTTGTCCCCCTGCCCGGAAATGATCAGCGGCGTGCGGGCCTCGTCGATCAGGATGGAGTCCACCTCGTCGACGATGGCGTAGCTGTGCCCGCGCTGCACTTTCTCCTGTTTGTAAATCACCATGTTGTCGCGCAGGTAGTCGAATCCGAACTCGTTGTTCGTTCCATAGGTGATGTCCGCGTTGTAGGCCTTCTTGCGCGTCTCGTTGTCCAGATCGTGCACGATCAGGCCGACGGAAAGGCCGAGGAACCGGTAGATTTTCCCCATCCACTCGGAGTCGCGGCGGGCCAGGTAGTCGTTGACCGTAACGATGTGGACCCCGCTGCCGGAAAGGGCGTTCAGGTAGGCCGCCAGAGTCGCCACCAGGGTTTTCCCTTCGCCGGTCTTCATCTCCGCGATGCGGCCCTGGTGCAGCACGATGCCGCCGAGGATCTGCACGGGAAAATGGCGCATTCCCAGCACGCGGTCCGCGGCTTCCCGGCAGACAGCGAAAGCGTCGGGCAGGATATCTTCCAGCGTTTCCCCCGCGGAAAGGCGCTCCTTGAGCACCGGGGTCTGCGCTTTCAGCTCCTCGTCGGACATCGCCCTGTATTTTTCTTCAAGATCCAGCACCGCGTTGCACTGGGGCTGAATCCTCTTCAGTTCCCGTTTGGAATAGTTGCCGAAAAATACGTTTAAAACATTCTTCATCCAATTCACCTCAAAAATAGGACTGCCGCAAAGCCGGACCCGGCTGATTTTTGTTATTCTTGTTCATTATATCATAGCGCCTGCAAAAAGGGAAGCGGTTTATGCCGGCGCCTCCGGGGCGGGAAGCTCAAAAAAAACCGGGCATTCGCCCGGCGCCTGTTTGGCCCAAACAGCATTTCAGCCATCCTGCGGCCCTGGGGAAACGGAATCCTTTCCTGTTTTTGCCGGTTCTCCCCCGCG
This window contains:
- the secA gene encoding preprotein translocase subunit SecA, which codes for MKNVLNVFFGNYSKRELKRIQPQCNAVLDLEEKYRAMSDEELKAQTPVLKERLSAGETLEDILPDAFAVCREAADRVLGMRHFPVQILGGIVLHQGRIAEMKTGEGKTLVATLAAYLNALSGSGVHIVTVNDYLARRDSEWMGKIYRFLGLSVGLIVHDLDNETRKKAYNADITYGTNNEFGFDYLRDNMVIYKQEKVQRGHSYAIVDEVDSILIDEARTPLIISGQGDKSTEMYNVADHFAKSLRCVKVAELNEKEDNDELYQDADYIVDEKAKTATLTQSGVKKAEEFFKIDNLTDADNISIQHYVNQAVKARGVMQKDIDYVVKGGEVIIVDEFTGRLMYGRRYNEGLHQAIEAKEGVKVAHESKTLATITFQNYFRMYNKLSGMTGTAMTEQDEFSEIYKLDVVEIPTNKPMVRKDLPDVVYKTEKAKFNAVIEDIVEHHKTGQPVLVGTISIEKSEELSKLLHKTGIKHEVLNAKFHDKEAEIVAQAGRKDVVTIATNMAGRGTDIVLGGNPEYMAKAEMRKQGVTEELISEADAHSETDDQEVLDAREQFRQLSEKYKEQTKEEAEEVKNAGGLYIIGTERHESRRIDNQLRGRSGRQGDPGMSRFYISLEDDLMRLFGGDRINSLMERLKVDEDTPIENKMLTNTIESAQRKIEGRNFGIRKNVLQFDDVMNRQREIIYSQRDQVLNGENLKEQILKMIDQAIEDQVNTFMPKDAEPENINLNGLRDRYMGWLIGPGDLNYTDEEKVRLESADVARDLSEKAHEIYEKREQQFGGNIMRELERVVLLKNVDTQWMDHIDAMEELQKGIRLRAYGQKDPVVEYRIEGFDMFDAMIATIREDTARMMLTVQIRTQEEPKREQVAKPTGTAGGDAGDQSHMPVRKGKKPGRNDPCPCGSGKKYKKCCGRFED